A window of the Henckelia pumila isolate YLH828 chromosome 3, ASM3356847v2, whole genome shotgun sequence genome harbors these coding sequences:
- the LOC140886582 gene encoding F-box/WD-40 repeat-containing protein At3g52030 isoform X1: MEATTSAANQLQSVKKRRHTARTSVEALGDDVLCMIFVLLDLVHLIRCSAVCKSWSMVINKLKLLQLQYYKQQHVDSAGLSDASTYSERLLNQQLGQLAMDRHSWSLQEGPCDVFRWKGHLRGFNKCRMKMGLILTGVGDKVMRLWSAESGKGLDEYILPDKAPLIDFDFDEGKVVGLVGTRICIWRRVGSREIFSSREGLFARGLCMRYVDPQAVIGCEDGKVRVFDMYSRKISQIIKMDPGSVSSLCFTDEQMIISGSSLGSISISDLSSDQQVATLGTTGSAGIRTLCFNPSSYQLFAGSSAGYASCWDIRMLKKLWETRVSPNVLYSMHHLRNDKLTLVVGGIDGVLRIVDQDTGTVLSRWIMEENNIIDQSMGKNGVVERKKALKLSEDARIDLMPNRPPITCLAVGMQKVVTTHGDRFLRVWKFRGV, translated from the exons ATGGAAGCCACGACCTCCGCGGCCAACCAGCTGCAGTCCGTGAAGAAGCGGCGGCACACGGCCAGGACATCCGTGGAAGCTTTGGGTGACGATGTGTTGTGCATGATATTCGTTTTGCTCGACCTCGTCCACCTAATTCGGTGCTCAGCCGTTTGTAAGTCATG GAGCATGGTGATTAATAAACTGAAGTTACTGCAATTGCAGTATTACAAGCAGCAGCATGTGGATTCTGCTGGCCTCTCTGATGCATCCACTTATTCAGAAAGATTATTAAACCAACAATTGGGCCAGCTCGCCATGGATAGGCACAGTTGGTCTTTACAAGAGGGTCCTTGTGATGTTTTCCGGTGGAAAGGTCACTTGCGAGG ATTTAACAAGTGCAGAATGAAGATGGGATTGATTCTTACTGGAGTTGGTGATAAG GTGATGCGTCTCTGGTCTGCGGAGAGTGGCAAAGGCTTGGATGAATATATTCTACCTGATAAGGCACCATtaattgattttgattttgatgaggGGAAG GTTGTAGGTCTTGTGGGGACTCGTATATGCATATGGAGGCGTGTTGGTTCAAGAGAAATATTTTCCTCCCGTGAAGGATTGTTTGCCAGGGGATTGTGCATGCG CTATGTAGACCCACAGGCCGTGATTGGGTGTGAAGATGGAAAAGTTCGTGTTTTTGATATGTATAGTAGAAAGATTTCACAAATAATCAA GATGGATCCTGGGTCAGTGTCATCTTTATGTTTCACTGACGAACAAATGATTATCAGTGGTTCATCTCTTGGAAGTATTTCAATATCAGATCTTTCATCAGATCAACAGGTGGCTACATTGGGAACAACTGGTTCTGCAG GCATCAGAACTTTGTGTTTCAACCCAAGCTCCTATCAACTCTTTGCTGGATCAAGTGCGGGCTATGCATCTTGTTGGGACATAAG GATGTTGAAAAAACTATGGGAGACACGAGTTAGTCCCAACGTGCTTTATTCCATGCATCATTTACGAAATGACAAATTGACGTTAGTTGTTGGTGGAATAGACGGGGTTCTAAGAATCGTCGACCAGGACACTGGGACCGTGCTGTCTCGATGGATCATGGAGGAAAACAACATAATAGACCAATCAATGGGGAAAAATGGAGTCGTCGAGAGAAAAAAAGCGTTAAAACTTTCCGAGGACGCCCGTATTGATCTAATGCCTAATCGGCCTCCCATAACATGCTTAGCGGTTGGAATGCAGAAGGTTGTTACCACACACGGTGATAGATTCCTCAGAGTGTGGAAGTTCCGTGGTGTGTGA
- the LOC140886582 gene encoding F-box/WD-40 repeat-containing protein At3g52030 isoform X2: MYYKQQHVDSAGLSDASTYSERLLNQQLGQLAMDRHSWSLQEGPCDVFRWKGHLRGFNKCRMKMGLILTGVGDKVMRLWSAESGKGLDEYILPDKAPLIDFDFDEGKVVGLVGTRICIWRRVGSREIFSSREGLFARGLCMRYVDPQAVIGCEDGKVRVFDMYSRKISQIIKMDPGSVSSLCFTDEQMIISGSSLGSISISDLSSDQQVATLGTTGSAGIRTLCFNPSSYQLFAGSSAGYASCWDIRMLKKLWETRVSPNVLYSMHHLRNDKLTLVVGGIDGVLRIVDQDTGTVLSRWIMEENNIIDQSMGKNGVVERKKALKLSEDARIDLMPNRPPITCLAVGMQKVVTTHGDRFLRVWKFRGV, translated from the exons ATG TATTACAAGCAGCAGCATGTGGATTCTGCTGGCCTCTCTGATGCATCCACTTATTCAGAAAGATTATTAAACCAACAATTGGGCCAGCTCGCCATGGATAGGCACAGTTGGTCTTTACAAGAGGGTCCTTGTGATGTTTTCCGGTGGAAAGGTCACTTGCGAGG ATTTAACAAGTGCAGAATGAAGATGGGATTGATTCTTACTGGAGTTGGTGATAAG GTGATGCGTCTCTGGTCTGCGGAGAGTGGCAAAGGCTTGGATGAATATATTCTACCTGATAAGGCACCATtaattgattttgattttgatgaggGGAAG GTTGTAGGTCTTGTGGGGACTCGTATATGCATATGGAGGCGTGTTGGTTCAAGAGAAATATTTTCCTCCCGTGAAGGATTGTTTGCCAGGGGATTGTGCATGCG CTATGTAGACCCACAGGCCGTGATTGGGTGTGAAGATGGAAAAGTTCGTGTTTTTGATATGTATAGTAGAAAGATTTCACAAATAATCAA GATGGATCCTGGGTCAGTGTCATCTTTATGTTTCACTGACGAACAAATGATTATCAGTGGTTCATCTCTTGGAAGTATTTCAATATCAGATCTTTCATCAGATCAACAGGTGGCTACATTGGGAACAACTGGTTCTGCAG GCATCAGAACTTTGTGTTTCAACCCAAGCTCCTATCAACTCTTTGCTGGATCAAGTGCGGGCTATGCATCTTGTTGGGACATAAG GATGTTGAAAAAACTATGGGAGACACGAGTTAGTCCCAACGTGCTTTATTCCATGCATCATTTACGAAATGACAAATTGACGTTAGTTGTTGGTGGAATAGACGGGGTTCTAAGAATCGTCGACCAGGACACTGGGACCGTGCTGTCTCGATGGATCATGGAGGAAAACAACATAATAGACCAATCAATGGGGAAAAATGGAGTCGTCGAGAGAAAAAAAGCGTTAAAACTTTCCGAGGACGCCCGTATTGATCTAATGCCTAATCGGCCTCCCATAACATGCTTAGCGGTTGGAATGCAGAAGGTTGTTACCACACACGGTGATAGATTCCTCAGAGTGTGGAAGTTCCGTGGTGTGTGA
- the LOC140886584 gene encoding N-terminal acetyltransferase A complex catalytic subunit NAA10: MVCIRKATVDDLLAMQACNLFCLPENYQMKYYFYHILSWPQLLYVAEDYNGKIVGYVLAKMEEESSECHGHITSLAVLRTHRKLGLATKLMTAAQNAMEQVYGAEYVSLHVRKSNRAAFNLYTETLEYKIHDIEAKYYADGEDAYDMRKQLKGKRQQPHHHHQHHHHHHHHHHGGGCCSAEIKPEEKPEPAAAKTE; the protein is encoded by the exons ATGGTGTGCATCAGGAAGGCGACAGTGGATGATCTACTGGCTATGCAGGCGTGCAATTTGTTCTGCCTGCCGGAGAACTACCAGATGAAGTATTACTTCTACCACATCCTATCATGGCCGCAGCTACTTTACGTGGCGGAGGATTACAACGGGAAGATTGTGGGATACGTTTTGGCGAAGATGGAGGAGGAATCCTCCGAATGCCACGGCCACATCACTTCGCTTGCGGTGCTGAGGACTCACCGCAAACTAGGGCTCGCCACCAAGCTCATGACTGCTGCCCAAAACGCCATGGAACAG GTTTATGGGGCCGAATATGTATCTCTGCATGTCAGAAAAAGCAATAGGGCTGCATTCAATTTGTACACCGAGACTTTGGAATATAAGATTCATGATATAGAGGCTAAATATTATGCCGATGGTGAGGATGCCTATGATATGAGGAAGCAATTGAAAGGCAAGAGGCAGCAGCCCCATCACCACCACCAGCACCACCACCACCATCACCACCACCATCATGGTGGCGGTTGTTGTTCTGCAGAGATCAAACCAGAGGAAAAGCCCGAGCCAGCAGCAGCCAAAACCGAGTGA